TTCGAACCAGATCTTGTCGCCCTTGTAGTCCTTAGTGTCCTCCTCGCCGAGTTTGTAGCCTGTGAGGACGTTACCGTCCTTCCAGAAGACACGTATCATGTCGATGTTGGGGTTGTCCTCACCGACGTCTTGGAAGAACTCCTGTGTCTTCTGGTACTCCTGGTTTTCACCGAGTATCTGAGGATAAGCAGTTCCCTTCTCGTACTCGTCGACCTGTGAGCTTATCGTCTCGTTCCCATATCTGTGTTCGACAAGTCTCTGGACGTGGGGGTTCGCGGCGACTACCTTGACCTGTCTCTGGTAGAACTCCGACCTAGTCTTGGCGTTGTCCGAGATTCCGCTGACCTTCGACTCGTATACCTGAGTAGACTTTGACTCAAGAGCCGTCTCAGCCTCGGTTTCAGTTATGTAGGTCGTAATACCGAGAGGAACTAGACTACATACTAGAATAACTGCGACTATCTTGAATCCCAGCCTGTTCGTAATCCCACCGTTTTCACCTGACATTTGGTCTTAGGTGTGCTTACGATTATATAAGTCTTTGTCTAAGAAACCTCTTTAATTTGACAAAGACGTCTTTTCGCACCATAAATGGGTTCTAAGACCAGCTCGGAGACCTCAATCCAAGCCGGATTTTCATACTAAACTCCAGAAATACCCCTATGCTCCAGAAAGCCTGTAAAACTCGGGATTTATCGTGCTAATCAAATTTCTTCACTCACTCTAAGAACTGTTCGTTCACTGCGGGGGACATGGTCACTCCGTTCACTGTCCCTCGATTCTCACTTAGTTCGAATGCGAGGGAAGGGATTCGAACCTCGGTCAGTCCGTGCTACCGCACTTCCTTCCCTGATCCGAATCCTTCCTTCTCGTTCACTCACTCTAAGAATCGTTCGTTCACTGCGAGGGACATGGTCACTCCGTTCACTGTCCCTCGATTCTCACTTAGTTCGAATGCGAGGGAAGGGATTCGAACCCTTGGACCTCTTCAGGAGCGGATCTTAAGTCCGCCGCCTTTGGCCAAGCTCGGCAACCCTCGCCCTAAAACTGAGTTGAGTTTACATTAGAACGTAGGCAAAGGGCGACAGTATCATCGCGAGAGCGAACAGAATGGCTATTATCTTCTTCATGTCTATCTCTACGTCCATACCCGAGATTATCGTTACAGAGTGTTAACCCTTCTGTTTGAGAAGGAGTCTCTTGAGAACCGACTTCTGCACGTGCATCCTGTTCTCTGCCTGTCTCCATATCACGGAGTGGTCGCCGTCCATGACCTCGTCTGTGACCTCCTCTCCTCTGTGTGCGGGAAGACAGTGCATGAAGACGTAGCTGTCGTCGGCGTCTCCGAGTAGATCCGAGTTCACCTGGAAGCCGTCGAACTTCTCCAGCTTCTCCTCGCGGTTGTCGTCTCCCATGCTGACCCACGCGTCTGTGTAGATCACGTCGGCGTCGTTTACAGCTTCAGATGGGTCGTGAGTTAGGAGAACCTCGCTCCCGGACTCCTCTGCGAAAGATCGCGAGTTCTCTACAGTCTCCGAGTCGGGTTCGAGCCCCTCTGGCGTAGCGACTCTGATGTTGGAACCGAGCTTCGAAGACGCGTGGAGAAGTGAGTGACAGACGTTGTTACCGTCGCCTACCCAGGCTATATCGACTTCGTCTAAGTCTCCTTTCACCTCCTGTATAGTGAAGAAGTCGGCGAGTGCCTGGCAAGGATGGTTGTAGTCGCTCAGACCGTTTATTACGGGAACGTCGGCGTGTTCGGCGAGTTCGAGGACGTCGCCGTGGTCGTGTACACGTGCCATTATGCCGTCTACGTATCCCGAGAGGGCGCGCGCAGTGTCGGCTACGGTCTCACCACGTCTGAGCTGTATGTCGTTCTCCGAGAGGTACACGGCGTGTCCGCCTAGCTGTGTCATTCCCGTCTCGAACGAGACACGTGTTCTCGTTGAGGGCTTCTGGAATACCATCCCGAGTGTTCTGTCGCCGAGAGGAGGATGGGGATGTCCGTCCATCTCCTCGTACTGACTCTTCATACGTCGGGCTTCGTCGAGGAGATGTCTTAACGTGTGGCGTGAGACTGAGTCAAGTCCTATGAAATCACTCAGGCTCGAACTCAAGTCCGAAGATGACGTCGACATGGTATGTTATGACGAACCCCAGTCATTAAAAAGTATACGAACCAGGACGCACGACGCAAACCTTTTGGTTACTAAATACAAAGTTGGGGTATGTCCGAAGCTGAATCCGGAGACGATTCCGAAGCCGAGTCCGAGGTCACTGAGGACGAGGTACTCGACGCTCTCAGAGAGGTACACGACCCCGAGATACCCGTAAACGTCGTCGATCTAGGTCTGATATACGAGATGGATATAGACGACGGACAGATAGACATAGACATGACTCTCACAAGCATGGGCTGTCCGACTGCCGACGCGATTGTGCGTGACGTAGAGCTTACAGCCGAACAGGTCGACGGCGTCGAAGACGTAGACGTCGAACTCGTCTGGCAGCCTCCTTGGTCGCCCGAGAAGGTCTCCGACGACGGGAAGAAACAGCTCAGAGCGATGGGTATCAACGTATAGTATAAGACGTGAGCCCCGAGATAGACTCGGACACACACGTCGGTGTCTCGTATGAGGATCTCCTGCGTCTCGAAGACGAGGGCGAGGCTCTCCGCCGTCTCAAGAAGAGAGCCGAAGAGATCGGAGTCCTCAGCGACTCGGCGGAGACATACGTCATAAAAGACCTCGGAAGGAAACACGACGTACATATAGACTTCTACTCACTCCCCGGAAAGCTCGACTGCCTCCAGAGGTCGAAGAAGGAAGACCATCCTCCCGAGACGGAGTACGTCTACATAGGCTCGGGGAAGAGAGACGAGGTAATAGCAGACAGAGCCGGCTGGGAGTACGTCGAACTCGAAGACGTTTCACGGGAGTTCGGATGGGAAATCTCTGACTCCTAGTAAGACTATTTTCGTCTACGTCTCTACGTCTCTACTTCTCTTCCTGACTCAGATCCCAGCTTCCCCTCTCGGCGGCTTCCTCGACGTCGGTGTACTCCCATCCTGCCTTCTCGGCTACGGCTTCGTCCCTTCTCGAAGCACCCACGAAGACGTAACGGTCGGAGTCAAACCTTCCTCTCTCCTTCGTCTTCTGTAATGTCTGTAACTTACCTCCCTCGTCGGAGAAGAAGTCTATGTGTATGTCACGGCTCGTGCAGAATCCGTTCACTACGTGTTTGGGCTTCGAACTCACTATTCCGACGTGGTCGGTCCAGCCCGAGACCGAGTCAAAGACCTCGTTCGGCTTACGAAACCTGTCTACGACACCCTCGAACGAGAGAGCGAGACAGACGTCTTCGTCGTCACTTTTTTCTTCGTCTTTATCGACTGACATAGAGCTTACACAGAGTCGGAGTCGGTGAAGTATACGTCTTCTGATCCGGAAGACGTATCCGTGAGATCGAATTATATACTCCAGATTTCGATGGACGACTCTGACTCTGACTCAGACTCCGACGAGGACTTCTCAGCATCTCACCCAGACGTCTCCGAGGCTGAGGTCGGGACAGACGACCACGACCCAGACCCAGACCGAGGCGAGGTCGTCCTCGTCGGAACTGCCCATGTCTCACGCGAGAGCGTAGAGAGAGTACGCGAGTCGATAGAGAAAGAGAAACCCGACGTAGTAGCTGTCGAGCTCGACGAGAGGAGGTATCTGTCTATGAAGGGCGAGAACGACGAGAGCCTCGACCCTCGTGACCTCCTTCAGGGATTCGAGATATTCGTCTACTGGCTTCTCTCTTTCATACAGACACGTCTCGGTGAGAGGTTCGGAATAGAGCCCGGCGCTGACATGATGGCTGCGGTCGAGACGGCTGAGGAGTACGCGATTCCCGTCGCACTCGTA
The genomic region above belongs to Candidatus Afararchaeum irisae and contains:
- the argF gene encoding ornithine carbamoyltransferase, with the translated sequence MSTSSSDLSSSLSDFIGLDSVSRHTLRHLLDEARRMKSQYEEMDGHPHPPLGDRTLGMVFQKPSTRTRVSFETGMTQLGGHAVYLSENDIQLRRGETVADTARALSGYVDGIMARVHDHGDVLELAEHADVPVINGLSDYNHPCQALADFFTIQEVKGDLDEVDIAWVGDGNNVCHSLLHASSKLGSNIRVATPEGLEPDSETVENSRSFAEESGSEVLLTHDPSEAVNDADVIYTDAWVSMGDDNREEKLEKFDGFQVNSDLLGDADDSYVFMHCLPAHRGEEVTDEVMDGDHSVIWRQAENRMHVQKSVLKRLLLKQKG
- a CDS encoding metal-sulfur cluster assembly factor; its protein translation is MSEAESGDDSEAESEVTEDEVLDALREVHDPEIPVNVVDLGLIYEMDIDDGQIDIDMTLTSMGCPTADAIVRDVELTAEQVDGVEDVDVELVWQPPWSPEKVSDDGKKQLRAMGINV